GTGTCACTGTCAAACCACTGCAGCACCGACTCCACCCAAAGTCACACAAAGTCACCAGTGCACACACAGTTGAGTTCCGGGCTATTTCCACAACTAATTAGTGAACTTGTGTAAATCTCACATCTCTTCTATTCCAGGTTCTCAGCATCTTTCCTCCACGATGgcttgaatataaaaaaacctttcagctgattaaaacattttgcGTATGTGTGATGGCAACGCCTACGTGTTGAGTATGTAGCCTCTAATTGGAAATGTGTGCGTTGAGAAACTGTGACAGCACAAACCATATCTACTGTGGTTAATGCGATTAAATCTTGTGCAACCTGCGCCGAGCTATTGCAAAAATAACGACTCGTACTTCCCCTTTGCTTGTTGgtatattttgtcatttatcaGACATGCAACCAAGTAAACAGAAGTAATACAAGCTACttttacacagacacattttaaatgcaaacgTAATCATTTCTGTGCACTTTCAAAACTCttttctgatttaattttatttctctaCAGTGGTATTTACTTACACAATTAGAGTCTGGATAATATTATTACGAATAAAATTGATTGTTATCAGCTCCAGTTTGTTTAATGGTCACACGGTAGTTTTGACCCAAGCTTATGATCTGTAGTGTTTTCAGTCTTATTTTCATCGTGAAGATGATCCAGAGGAAGTTTGAGGTTCAGACGAGGTGGGAGTGTCACTGGGTTCCCAGTGATGATGTAACTGCCCGATCACTCCTCACATCCCCCCCACCCCGAGTATGATGTCATCAGCGTGGGCCATTATTAATGGATGAGCTTGTGACTGTgcatactgctgctgctgctttcggCTCTTACTCAGTGCTTCCGTGCAACAGTGTGTGACTGCGTTTCGTACACTAGGCAGATCCTCGTCAGTGCTGCGTCAGTCGTCATCGTTATTATTCCTCCTCACCACATCCCTTTGTCAGTGTAAATGATGCTCTGCCGGCTGCCTTCCACTGAAAGTACAGATTCTTCACTTCCACCACCTCCTCATTACATTCCTAGCTTGATGCTGGATTAACATGTTGTGAGCACAGACCCTGTTATTACTTTCCTCTGCAGATTGACAGTATCACTTAACTCCCAGCTCTGTGTTCTTGTCCAGCAGACAATGATACGTCTATTTTACCTCCCTGTACTTGGGGTAAATAGCAGGGTGCATTGTTAATAAAAGGTTACTGGATAAAACACACTACCACGTTTTCTCCTGCATTCACAAACCTGTCTGTCCTTATGTGTCCTGACCTATGGACGGATAATAGTCTGATGGCAGTAAAGGTCAGAGCTGCTGCCCTTTCTTTATCAAACTTTCATATTGGATTTCAATGTTGCTCTGCGTCTGGGGTGGACGGAGGTCAtatcataaaaataaacacatttcagggTTTCGTAGTCCAAAATATTTTCTTACCATTACACGTGTGACACGATAACATCACAACCTGAATATTATAAGCTTCACAAATATGACATCAATTGCTAGGGTGTGGAACATAATTTGACACTTGTCCAAAGAAAACACTGTActgtgttttttggtttgtttcaggGCTGGTAAAGATCAAGGACGCGAATGACATCGAAGAGAAGCTGAATGAGGTGGAAGGATTACTGAAGAACGCCATCAACATGCCATGCAAGGTGGGTCATTCAACTGTTACCCTTCAAATAACAATTATATCTGTACTTTATCAGCTTGTGTGCACTAACGATTGCTGTCTTCTGGGGGCCAAGAGGCCGATGTTGGGAAACTTTCCTCCACGTGGACTAAATGACTAAAAAACAAATCCCATCTCTGCAGTATTCCAGGTCAGAGGTGATGTTGACGTTCTTCGAGCGGTCACCACTTGACCAAGTGCTGAGGAATGACAAAGTCCACAGAATCCAGCCGTGCTTTCAGAGTCCGATCAAGATATCAGGTACGCGTCTCGTATCCGAGAGCTGGGAGACGTTGGGGATCATCATGACATGATGCCGCCTTAATGTCATAACGACTTAACGGGTGATGTAATGCTGCACTTTCAGAAATCATGCGGTCGAATGGATTCTGTCTGGCCAACACGGAAACCATCGTATTTGATCACAGTATCcctgaggagaaggagaggccTTCGTCCACCGACTCTGTGGAGCATACGTACGTATTAAGATCACTCCCTAACACTTGATATtcataaaaaaactaatcatGACATGAGCCACACACCCAGGGGGGTTAAACTATTTGCAGCATAACATAAATTCCTTGCTTGTCTTCTGCATGTGTAAGGATTTCCTTGTTTGCTCCTGAGTGTACAGTAAGTGCTTTGTTGAGGGAAGAAGCCCTTGAATGTGAAACAACCCCAGGACCATCCACCCCCTCCCCTTAATGCAGCACAggaagtgtgtctgtgcaccaTTTCCTTCCCTGGGTGtgtgtaggaaataaatgaggAACACATTCCTCCTGGTGATTgtcacaaaacaacattttgcatCACTCTTAAATAgattaaatggtttaaatccgTTTAAAAAACAGAGGCCGTGCAGAGTTACCACAGGGTTTTAGCTCAAAGGGATCGAACTCTTCTGATTCCTAGGTCAGACTCCATGCTGTCCTTGGGGTAATGTGTCTGTCGTTGTGTTGCCAGGTACGAGGACGGAACAGAGTTTTTGCCAATGGAATCAGACCTGTGTGATGAGGAATCAGAAGCGTATGTCACCAACCTTTCCTACTATCATCTGGTCCCGTTCGAGACTGACATCCTGGAATGAGGATTTTACACGACAGACAATGGACGGTTGATGTTGACATTGAGGAATTCATACTCTTAAATGGATCCAAGCTATGCAGTGCCGCACATAGCTGCTCCAGTTAATGCTGCTTCAAGATTTATCGCCCATTTCGGAGTCGGGCAGGTGCCCAACATGCACCGAGACATTG
This portion of the Hippoglossus stenolepis isolate QCI-W04-F060 chromosome 19, HSTE1.2, whole genome shotgun sequence genome encodes:
- the pxdc1b gene encoding PX domain-containing protein 1, which gives rise to MASAVFEGTSLVNMFVRDCWVNGIRRLIISQRGEEEEFFEIRTEWSDRNILYLHRSYSDLGRLFKRLLESFPEDTRDLSNCPLIEGLVKIKDANDIEEKLNEVEGLLKNAINMPCKYSRSEVMLTFFERSPLDQVLRNDKVHRIQPCFQSPIKISEIMRSNGFCLANTETIVFDHSIPEEKERPSSTDSVEHTYEDGTEFLPMESDLCDEESEAYVTNLSYYHLVPFETDILE